A genomic stretch from Mya arenaria isolate MELC-2E11 chromosome 10, ASM2691426v1 includes:
- the LOC128204173 gene encoding tetraspanin-18-like, whose translation MVELSCGKSCMKYILFVINFIFFVLGAAAFGLGIWALVDKNKMNVLTKVGAADSNFDVTGLLESAAIVLLVGGACILVIGFLGCCGAFKQSQCLLCLYAICLLLIVIIELAAIVIAAVFRGKVTTEVKGFLKDNIKTTYQGKVDTNEEFSIGLDYAQVYFQCCGIDGSQDFNNATKWNRTATDPSKGPMVIPPTCCKMNSDKFLKDQVAELEDTDCPWVPTTTNSNQNKACWDSIEKYLKDRISVVIGIAAGILVLELICVVFACCIISAIRKDSV comes from the exons ATGGTGGAACTTAGCTGCGGGAAATCATGTATGAAGTACATTCTGTTTGTGATCAACTTCATATTCTTT GTACTGGGTGCTGCGGCGTTCGGTTTGGGGATATGGGCTCTGGTGGACAAGAACAAGATGAATGTCCTCACCAAGGTCGGAGCAGCCGACTCAAACTTTGATGTCACAG GTTTACTGGAATCCGCCGCCATTGTACTGCTGGTGGGTGGTGCATGTATTCTGGTGATCGGGTTCCTTGGATGTTGTGGCGCCTTTAAACAGAGTCAGTGCTTGCTCTGTCTG TACGCTATCTGCCTTCTGCTGATCGTCATCATTGAGCTTGCTGCCATCGTTATTGCTGCTGTGTTTAGAGGAAAG GTGACCACCGAAGTCAAGGGCTTCCTGAAGGACAACATAAAGACAACATACCAAGGCAAGGTGGATACAAACGAGGAATTCTCCATCGGCCTCGACTACGCCCAGGTTTAT TTTCAATGCTGCGGTATAGACGGATCGCAGGACTTCAACAACGCGACCAAATGGAACCGGACCGCGACCGACCCCTCCAAAGGTCCTATGGTTATCCCACCTACATGCTGTAAAATGAACTCCGACAAATTCCTGAAGGATCAAGTGGCTGAACTCGAAGACACGGACTGTCCATGGGTGCCAACCACTACCAACTCAAACCAAAATAAG GCGTGCTGGGATTCCATAGAGAAGTATTTGAAGGACCGGATCTCAGTTGTTATTGGTATTGCTGCAGGAATCCTGGTTTTAGAG TTGATCTGCGTCGTGTTTGCATGTTGCATTATCAGTGCCATCCGGAAGGATTCTGTGTAG